A genomic stretch from Antarcticibacterium flavum includes:
- the nadC gene encoding carboxylating nicotinate-nucleotide diphosphorylase yields MISKAQFDKEIDLIIKNAVREDVGEGDHSSMACIPENAKGRAKLLVKDKGLLAGVEFAKMVFDYVDSSLVVEQVLKDGDAVKRGDIGFYVEGSSRSILKAERLVLNGMQRMSAIATKTYEFASRLEGTKTKILDTRKTTPGIRALEKWAVTIGGGENHRFGLFDMVMLKDNHIDFAGGITEAIRKTKDYLHRNNLDLKIIVEARDMEEIEEILQCGGIHRILIDNFDFEETRQAVKLINNKCQTESSGGITLETVRKYADCGVDYVSSGALTHSVYNMDLSLKAV; encoded by the coding sequence ATGATCTCAAAGGCACAATTTGACAAGGAAATTGATTTAATTATTAAGAACGCTGTGAGGGAAGATGTAGGGGAAGGGGATCATAGCTCTATGGCCTGCATTCCCGAAAATGCCAAAGGCAGGGCGAAATTACTTGTGAAAGATAAGGGTTTGCTTGCGGGGGTAGAATTTGCAAAAATGGTCTTTGATTACGTGGATAGCAGCCTGGTTGTTGAACAGGTGCTTAAAGACGGGGATGCCGTAAAGAGAGGTGATATTGGTTTCTATGTTGAAGGTTCCTCCAGGTCTATCCTGAAGGCTGAAAGGCTGGTCCTTAATGGGATGCAGCGTATGAGCGCTATTGCAACTAAAACATACGAGTTTGCCAGCAGGCTGGAGGGCACAAAGACAAAGATCCTTGATACAAGAAAGACCACCCCGGGGATACGGGCCCTGGAAAAATGGGCAGTAACCATAGGTGGTGGTGAAAATCACAGGTTTGGATTATTTGATATGGTGATGCTAAAGGACAATCATATAGATTTTGCGGGTGGAATCACAGAGGCTATAAGGAAAACAAAGGATTATTTACATAGAAACAATCTTGACCTTAAGATCATTGTAGAGGCCCGGGATATGGAGGAGATCGAAGAGATCCTGCAATGCGGGGGCATTCATAGGATACTTATTGATAATTTTGATTTTGAGGAGACCAGGCAGGCAGTGAAGCTTATAAATAATAAATGTCAAACAGAATCCAGTGGAGGTATCACTCTGGAAACGGTGAGGAAATATGCAGACTGCGGTGTAGATTATGTATCCAGCGGGGCACTTACCCATTCTGTATATAATATGGACCTTAGTTTAAAAGCCGTGTAA
- a CDS encoding YihY/virulence factor BrkB family protein, whose translation MRVKKKATTLLERFTSSLERRARKVILPGMDGLSLYDLWVIYSGGIIEGTFSTRASAIAFSFFMAIFPFLLFILNLIPYITIIDDFQIEFLIFMDSLLPPTTSETFEDIFLDIANNPRGGLLSFAFILSIFLMTNGVNAIFTGFEFSYHTHKNRSIVRQYIIAVGVSIIMALLLLITVIIWVYLTYAVDDLSELGVLFEKTITSQFLIYTVLVILIYMAVATLYYFGTKEGRQTSFFSPGALFTTVLIMVTTFLFGLYIENFSSYNELYGSIGALLVLMVYIWLNSNILLLGFELNASLLKMRKNFK comes from the coding sequence ATGCGCGTAAAGAAAAAGGCCACCACCTTGCTGGAAAGGTTCACTTCCTCCCTGGAAAGAAGGGCCCGTAAGGTAATCCTCCCGGGTATGGATGGCTTGAGCCTTTATGACCTTTGGGTGATCTACTCCGGTGGGATCATAGAAGGAACCTTCTCTACCAGGGCCAGTGCTATTGCTTTCAGTTTCTTTATGGCCATCTTCCCATTCCTGCTGTTCATTCTTAACCTCATTCCCTATATAACCATAATTGATGATTTCCAGATCGAGTTCCTAATCTTCATGGATTCGCTTTTACCACCTACGACTTCAGAAACTTTTGAGGACATTTTTCTGGATATAGCCAACAACCCTCGCGGTGGGTTGCTGTCGTTTGCGTTTATACTTTCAATTTTTTTAATGACCAACGGGGTTAATGCGATCTTTACAGGCTTTGAATTCTCATACCATACCCATAAGAACCGTTCTATTGTACGGCAGTATATTATAGCAGTGGGTGTCTCAATTATAATGGCATTGTTGTTGCTCATTACTGTGATAATCTGGGTTTATCTTACCTATGCGGTAGATGATCTAAGTGAACTGGGGGTGCTGTTTGAAAAGACCATCACCTCTCAATTTTTGATTTATACCGTATTGGTAATATTAATTTATATGGCGGTTGCAACTCTTTATTACTTTGGCACCAAAGAAGGAAGGCAAACGAGTTTCTTCTCTCCGGGTGCATTATTTACCACCGTCCTTATAATGGTTACAACATTTTTATTTGGACTTTATATTGAGAATTTTTCCTCGTATAACGAATTATATGGGTCCATTGGGGCACTATTAGTCCTTATGGTATATATTTGGTTAAATTCTAATATATTGCTGCTTGGCTTTGAACTCAACGCCTCACTTTTAAAAATGAGAAAGAATTTTAAATAG
- a CDS encoding SRPBCC family protein has protein sequence MTLVFYIFIAIITFFAFLHAWAKKEYDINRTVVINRPKEEVFNFVRQLKKERQWMPWFVKNFEGILKYKGEDGKLDSLLYWRGHRKFYEGTQKIVKLNQGKIMETRFLIVKPFRLVILEYKGLKEIDENKTKMVWGVRGNLAFPLSIISLIHPVDKAYGGQLEEGLKNIKTILESKNEKASV, from the coding sequence ATGACCCTCGTTTTTTATATTTTCATTGCCATCATCACGTTTTTTGCATTCTTGCATGCCTGGGCAAAGAAAGAATATGACATAAACAGGACAGTGGTTATAAATCGCCCCAAGGAGGAGGTTTTTAATTTTGTACGGCAACTGAAGAAGGAACGACAGTGGATGCCATGGTTTGTAAAAAATTTTGAAGGCATCCTTAAATATAAGGGGGAAGATGGAAAACTGGATTCTCTATTGTACTGGAGAGGCCACAGGAAATTTTATGAGGGTACCCAAAAGATCGTAAAGCTCAACCAGGGCAAAATAATGGAAACCCGGTTTCTTATTGTAAAACCCTTCAGGCTGGTAATACTGGAATACAAAGGTCTCAAGGAAATTGATGAAAATAAGACTAAAATGGTATGGGGAGTAAGAGGAAATTTGGCTTTCCCACTTTCTATTATATCACTTATTCATCCTGTTGATAAGGCTTATGGGGGTCAACTCGAAGAAGGTTTGAAGAACATTAAAACTATCCTGGAGTCCAAAAATGAAAAAGCTTCCGTTTAG
- a CDS encoding SLC13 family permease yields the protein MSDSRYYSLKQIAGFPIRYARETKTGMFLVCVIVSTLLTFLLRDPEFAKTQHLVLFLLFLSIGLWITEAIPPFAVGILIIGFLVFTMGREDTMDVKQYVQTWSDGVIWLFLGGFFLASGMKKTGLDTRLLLIAAPRFGSMAKYIVLGLMMVTAVLSMVMSNTATTAMMIATVAPLLNQPSGRQLSKILYLGIPAAAAIGGMGTIIGSAPNAIAVGALEAVGIQVSFIEWMLVGIPVALLLTLLFWLVLIKKYGIGNETLSLNFLKRTALEAIPTEEIIQKNVVLVILTLTVFLWLTSQWTGIPVAVVSGVPIVGLTMLGIIDADEVRTLPWDTLMLVAGGLSLGLAIQEQGLIVYFIDQMSTIEINFYVLLVLFSFISVVLSNFMSNTAATTILIPIAISFSAASGAVNPVVLPIAIGLCASCALLLPVSTPPNAIVYSTGRVEQSEFRLGGVFVGLLGPVLIILWTLLVSYIFF from the coding sequence ATGTCTGATTCCAGGTATTATTCTCTAAAACAAATCGCCGGCTTCCCCATTCGCTATGCACGGGAAACTAAAACCGGGATGTTCCTGGTTTGTGTGATTGTAAGCACATTGCTTACCTTTCTTTTAAGAGATCCGGAATTTGCAAAAACCCAGCACCTGGTGCTCTTTCTCCTGTTCCTTTCAATAGGACTTTGGATTACAGAGGCAATTCCACCTTTTGCTGTTGGAATACTTATCATTGGCTTTCTCGTCTTTACAATGGGGAGGGAAGATACTATGGATGTAAAACAATATGTCCAAACATGGAGTGATGGGGTTATTTGGCTTTTCCTTGGTGGGTTCTTCCTGGCTTCAGGTATGAAAAAAACAGGATTGGATACCAGGTTGCTCCTTATCGCGGCACCCCGGTTTGGTTCTATGGCAAAATATATTGTCCTGGGGCTTATGATGGTTACTGCAGTACTTTCAATGGTAATGAGCAATACAGCAACTACCGCAATGATGATCGCCACAGTTGCTCCTCTTCTCAACCAGCCTTCAGGAAGGCAGCTGTCCAAAATTCTATATCTGGGTATTCCCGCCGCAGCAGCAATTGGAGGAATGGGAACTATTATAGGTTCTGCTCCCAATGCCATAGCTGTGGGTGCGCTGGAAGCTGTAGGCATACAGGTAAGTTTTATTGAATGGATGCTGGTAGGTATACCGGTAGCATTGCTGCTCACACTTTTATTCTGGCTTGTCCTTATAAAGAAATATGGAATAGGAAATGAAACTTTATCCCTTAATTTTTTAAAACGGACGGCACTTGAAGCCATTCCCACGGAAGAGATAATTCAGAAAAATGTGGTCCTGGTAATTCTAACCCTCACAGTATTCCTTTGGCTCACCTCCCAATGGACCGGGATTCCGGTGGCGGTGGTATCCGGAGTTCCTATAGTGGGACTAACAATGCTGGGGATCATAGATGCAGACGAGGTAAGAACCCTCCCCTGGGATACTTTGATGCTTGTGGCGGGAGGCTTGTCCCTTGGCCTGGCCATACAAGAGCAGGGATTGATCGTATACTTCATTGACCAGATGAGTACTATAGAGATTAATTTTTATGTTTTGCTTGTACTCTTCAGCTTCATATCTGTAGTACTCTCTAACTTTATGAGCAACACAGCCGCAACTACTATTCTCATTCCCATCGCAATTTCGTTTTCAGCAGCTTCGGGTGCCGTAAACCCGGTAGTCCTACCAATCGCAATAGGCCTTTGTGCCTCCTGCGCCCTCCTGCTTCCCGTCTCCACCCCACCCAACGCTATAGTCTACAGCACCGGAAGGGTTGAACAAAGCGAATTTAGATTAGGAGGAGTATTTGTAGGACTTTTGGGGCCAGTACTAATTATTCTTTGGACATTGCTTGTTAGTTATATTTTCTTTTGA
- the rlmH gene encoding 23S rRNA (pseudouridine(1915)-N(3))-methyltransferase RlmH translates to MTIKLLGIGKTDDPALQDLTNVYIKRLQFYTKFELELIPDIKNAKNLDENQQKQKEGELLLSRLTASDFVVLLDENGKQFSSVGFSEFLQKRMNSGLKQLVFIIGGPYGFSSEVYQRADSKLSLSKMTFSHQMVRLFFVEQLYRGFTILRNEPYHHR, encoded by the coding sequence ATGACCATAAAATTACTGGGTATAGGCAAAACAGATGATCCTGCTCTTCAGGATCTAACGAATGTCTATATAAAACGTCTTCAGTTTTACACCAAATTTGAGCTGGAACTTATTCCAGATATAAAGAATGCAAAGAACCTGGATGAAAATCAGCAAAAACAAAAAGAGGGCGAATTGCTGCTTAGCCGTCTAACCGCTTCAGATTTTGTGGTTCTCCTTGATGAGAATGGCAAGCAATTTTCTTCAGTAGGATTTTCAGAATTCCTTCAAAAACGAATGAACAGTGGATTAAAGCAGCTTGTTTTCATAATTGGCGGGCCTTACGGGTTCTCAAGTGAGGTATACCAGCGTGCCGATTCCAAATTATCATTGTCAAAAATGACTTTTTCCCACCAAATGGTACGCCTATTCTTCGTGGAGCAACTATACCGTGGCTTTACCATTTTACGAAACGAACCCTACCACCATCGATAA
- a CDS encoding TrmH family RNA methyltransferase, with amino-acid sequence MASAQLNSFLENLITPERKEKFDRVINLRTNHFTVATEDVYQLHNTSAVIRSCDVFGVQNIHVIEERNRRKIDREIAMGAQKWVSLNRHHSSRECIAHLREKGYQIVATIPHGKASNPGNFNIEKPSAFFFGTEQDGLSADVINEADEFLQIPMVGFTESLNISVSAAIILQQLTQRLRQSDVQWELSENEKTTLKYDWLSKSFKNFPEILKRFQDNVYFPIFIPPKEI; translated from the coding sequence ATGGCCTCAGCCCAATTAAATTCCTTCCTGGAAAACCTCATTACGCCTGAACGTAAAGAAAAATTTGACAGGGTTATAAATTTAAGAACCAATCATTTTACTGTAGCTACAGAGGATGTTTACCAGCTGCATAATACCAGTGCCGTCATAAGAAGCTGCGACGTCTTTGGAGTGCAGAATATCCATGTCATCGAAGAGCGCAACCGCAGGAAGATAGACAGGGAAATAGCTATGGGGGCCCAGAAGTGGGTGAGTTTGAATCGGCACCATTCGAGCCGTGAATGTATTGCCCATTTACGGGAAAAGGGTTACCAGATAGTTGCCACGATCCCTCATGGAAAAGCTAGCAACCCTGGTAATTTCAATATAGAAAAACCATCTGCCTTCTTTTTCGGTACAGAACAGGACGGACTTTCAGCTGATGTTATAAATGAAGCCGATGAATTTTTGCAAATACCAATGGTGGGGTTTACAGAGAGTTTAAACATATCGGTTTCTGCAGCTATTATCCTTCAGCAACTTACCCAGCGGTTACGACAAAGTGATGTCCAATGGGAATTATCTGAAAATGAGAAAACTACTCTCAAATATGATTGGTTAAGTAAAAGTTTTAAAAATTTCCCTGAAATATTGAAAAGGTTTCAGGATAATGTGTATTTTCCTATTTTTATACCCCCTAAAGAAATTTAA
- the rocD gene encoding ornithine--oxo-acid transaminase has translation MQLEQITSSQQAIDLEDKHGAHNYHPLPVVLSKGEGVHVWDVEGKKYYDFLSAYSAVNQGHCHPRIVNAMYEQASKLGLTSRAFHNDVLGPYEKYATEYFGFDKLLPMNTGAEAVETAIKIARKWAYEKKGVKETEAQIIVCENNFHGRTTTIISFSNDEGARKNFGPYTPGFLKIPYDDTEALEETLKNNKNIAALMLEPIQGEAGVYVPSEGYLSRAKALCEQHNVLFIADEVQTGIARTGKLLAVDHENVKPDILILGKAISGGVYPVSAVLANNEVMDVIQPGQHGSTFGGNPVACAVAMAALEVIKDENLAENAEKLGNLFRRKMNDYIRNSSIVNLVRGKGLLNAIVINDTEDSSTAWDICMALKENGLLAKPTHGNIIRFAPPLVMNEEELLDCVNIITTTLKDFEK, from the coding sequence ATGCAATTAGAACAAATCACATCATCGCAACAGGCTATTGACCTGGAAGACAAACACGGAGCTCACAACTATCATCCCCTGCCGGTGGTATTAAGTAAAGGGGAAGGTGTCCACGTTTGGGATGTAGAAGGGAAGAAATATTATGATTTCCTCTCGGCATATTCAGCTGTGAACCAGGGTCATTGCCATCCAAGGATCGTAAATGCAATGTATGAGCAGGCTTCAAAATTGGGCCTTACCTCAAGGGCTTTTCACAATGATGTGCTTGGGCCATACGAGAAGTATGCTACAGAATATTTTGGATTTGATAAACTACTCCCAATGAATACGGGGGCAGAAGCTGTGGAGACTGCTATCAAGATCGCCAGGAAATGGGCTTATGAGAAAAAAGGTGTTAAGGAAACAGAAGCACAGATCATAGTTTGCGAGAATAACTTTCACGGTAGAACAACTACTATAATATCTTTTTCCAATGATGAAGGTGCCCGTAAGAACTTTGGGCCATACACGCCAGGGTTTTTAAAGATACCTTATGATGATACAGAGGCATTGGAAGAAACACTTAAGAATAATAAGAATATAGCAGCATTGATGCTGGAGCCAATACAGGGAGAAGCCGGGGTTTATGTCCCTTCTGAAGGTTATTTGTCACGAGCAAAAGCCTTATGTGAACAACATAATGTCCTTTTCATTGCAGATGAAGTACAAACAGGTATTGCCCGTACCGGAAAATTACTCGCAGTGGACCATGAAAATGTTAAGCCCGATATCCTTATACTTGGAAAAGCCATTTCAGGCGGGGTATATCCCGTATCTGCAGTACTGGCCAACAATGAGGTGATGGACGTTATACAGCCTGGACAGCACGGCTCCACCTTTGGTGGAAATCCTGTGGCATGTGCAGTTGCAATGGCCGCCCTGGAGGTGATCAAGGATGAGAACCTGGCAGAGAATGCTGAAAAGCTGGGGAATCTTTTCCGCAGAAAAATGAATGATTACATAAGAAACTCCTCTATTGTGAACCTTGTAAGAGGAAAGGGACTTTTAAATGCTATAGTGATCAATGATACTGAAGACAGTTCTACTGCCTGGGATATTTGTATGGCTTTAAAGGAAAATGGCCTGCTTGCAAAACCTACACATGGTAACATAATAAGATTTGCACCTCCTCTAGTAATGAATGAAGAGGAATTGCTGGATTGTGTCAATATCATTACAACCACCTTGAAGGATTTTGAGAAATAA
- a CDS encoding carboxypeptidase-like regulatory domain-containing protein, translated as MRLLFTLTASLALSFYGFAQEQDIVTGKVLNAANDLPLESVHIVNLNQVKGTTSSEDGDFELPATVNDTLYFSYLGFRTIKVRVTNDWLKYGVVKVKMTELGIALEEVVVKPIQLTGYLEIDVKNIPIYENYRYSISGLDASYEGGNTSPSAATKLIGAIFNPADALYNQFGAKPRQMKKLRQMKDDDEIRNLLKSKYDRQTLAAVLQITNVEIDEILARCNYSKSFMRSANDLQILDALSGCYEEFRVLKR; from the coding sequence ATGAGATTACTTTTTACCCTTACAGCCTCCTTAGCATTAAGTTTCTATGGTTTTGCCCAGGAACAGGATATTGTAACCGGAAAAGTCCTCAATGCAGCAAACGATCTCCCGCTGGAGAGCGTGCACATTGTGAACCTTAACCAGGTAAAAGGAACAACTTCCAGCGAGGACGGAGACTTTGAGCTACCCGCCACTGTAAATGATACTTTATATTTTTCATACCTGGGTTTCAGAACCATTAAAGTACGTGTAACAAACGACTGGTTAAAATATGGGGTTGTTAAGGTTAAGATGACAGAGTTGGGAATTGCTTTGGAAGAAGTGGTGGTAAAACCCATCCAGCTTACTGGATATTTAGAAATAGACGTCAAGAATATTCCTATATATGAGAATTACCGCTATAGCATTTCTGGTCTTGATGCTTCCTATGAAGGTGGAAATACTTCTCCTTCTGCAGCCACAAAATTAATCGGAGCGATCTTTAATCCCGCCGATGCACTTTATAATCAATTTGGTGCAAAGCCACGGCAAATGAAAAAGTTGCGGCAAATGAAGGATGATGATGAGATAAGGAATTTATTGAAGTCCAAGTATGACAGGCAAACCCTGGCAGCAGTACTTCAAATAACCAATGTCGAGATTGACGAGATCCTGGCGCGTTGCAATTACTCCAAGTCATTTATGAGAAGTGCCAACGACCTCCAGATACTGGATGCACTAAGTGGGTGCTATGAAGAATTCCGGGTATTAAAAAGATAA
- a CDS encoding chalcone isomerase family protein, whose product MKKAFILFFAMAFIAVAPAQTKAGGATIPNTVSFEGEKLVLNGVGVREKFWMDMYAGALYLNNKSSNANTILNANEPMAIKLHIVSKLISSDKMIDAVNEGFENSTNGNITPIKPEIDKFISFFRDEITKDDVFDIVYLPSKGVIVYKNGNERGTIKGMEFKKALFGIWLSNNPADKKLKEGMLGKK is encoded by the coding sequence ATGAAAAAAGCGTTTATCTTATTTTTTGCCATGGCTTTTATAGCTGTTGCCCCTGCACAAACAAAAGCTGGTGGAGCCACGATCCCTAACACTGTAAGTTTTGAAGGTGAAAAACTCGTTCTTAACGGGGTAGGGGTAAGGGAAAAATTTTGGATGGATATGTATGCGGGAGCACTGTATCTTAATAACAAATCTTCCAATGCCAATACCATTTTAAATGCCAATGAGCCCATGGCCATTAAATTACATATAGTGTCAAAACTTATATCCAGTGATAAAATGATAGATGCGGTGAATGAAGGTTTTGAAAATTCTACCAATGGTAATATCACTCCTATAAAGCCTGAAATAGATAAATTTATAAGCTTTTTTAGGGATGAAATAACCAAGGATGATGTTTTTGATATTGTATATCTTCCTTCAAAAGGTGTGATTGTTTACAAGAACGGAAATGAAAGAGGTACTATAAAAGGGATGGAGTTTAAGAAAGCTCTTTTTGGGATATGGTTATCTAACAACCCGGCAGATAAAAAACTAAAAGAGGGCATGCTTGGAAAAAAATAG
- a CDS encoding DUF2147 domain-containing protein, translated as MKKIKNICLLALLFVVTHMNGQSVFGKWETINEETGKPNSIIEIYEEDGRVHGKVVRILKKEDRDRTCSNCEGHLKDKPLEGLELMTGLEKNGNEYSGGVIVDPETGKEYKCKIWVDETNPDLLKVRGYIAFFYKTKTWHRLE; from the coding sequence ATGAAGAAGATCAAAAACATATGTTTGCTGGCTTTGTTATTTGTGGTAACTCACATGAACGGGCAAAGCGTATTCGGGAAATGGGAAACCATTAATGAAGAAACCGGTAAGCCTAATTCAATTATAGAAATATACGAGGAAGATGGCCGGGTGCATGGGAAAGTGGTTAGGATCCTTAAAAAGGAGGACCGGGATCGCACATGTTCCAATTGTGAAGGTCACTTGAAAGACAAGCCTTTGGAAGGCCTTGAATTGATGACCGGCCTTGAAAAAAACGGAAACGAATACTCCGGGGGAGTAATAGTAGATCCCGAGACCGGTAAGGAATACAAATGCAAAATATGGGTTGACGAGACTAATCCAGACCTGTTAAAAGTGAGGGGGTATATAGCCTTCTTTTATAAGACCAAGACCTGGCATCGCCTGGAATAA
- a CDS encoding non-canonical purine NTP diphosphatase, translated as MKLIFATHNKNKLQEVQALMPQSIELLSLDDIGCFEEIPETADTIDGNAILKADHIKEHYRLDCFADDTGLEVEALHGAPGVYSARYAGEGKSNEDNVQKLLEELKDEDNRRAQFKTVIALNLHDHQFLFQGICTGTITREKRGDKGFGYDPVFQPDGSNKTFAQMSMEEKAILSHRGKALRDLIEYLSK; from the coding sequence ATGAAACTTATTTTTGCAACACACAATAAAAACAAACTACAGGAAGTACAGGCTCTGATGCCCCAGAGTATAGAATTGCTCTCACTGGATGATATTGGCTGCTTTGAAGAGATCCCTGAAACGGCTGATACTATCGATGGGAATGCCATTCTAAAGGCAGATCATATTAAAGAGCATTACAGGCTGGATTGTTTTGCCGATGATACAGGCCTGGAAGTAGAAGCCCTTCACGGTGCACCGGGGGTTTACTCTGCCCGATACGCCGGTGAAGGCAAAAGCAATGAAGATAACGTTCAAAAACTGCTTGAAGAATTGAAAGATGAGGATAACAGGAGAGCACAATTTAAAACTGTCATAGCTCTTAACCTGCACGACCACCAGTTTTTATTCCAGGGGATTTGTACCGGCACTATCACCCGGGAAAAACGGGGCGATAAAGGTTTTGGTTATGACCCTGTCTTCCAGCCAGATGGAAGTAATAAGACATTTGCCCAAATGAGCATGGAGGAGAAAGCAATATTAAGCCATAGAGGAAAGGCACTAAGAGATCTTATAGAATATCTCTCTAAATAG
- a CDS encoding DEAD/DEAH box helicase, giving the protein MSKFEQLGLNPAILKAVEDMGFTSPSEVQEKAIPILLQENTDMVALAQTGTGKTAAFGFPLIQKINADKKHTQGLILSPTRELCLQITNELKNYSKYTPGLNTVAIYGGASITDQSKQIQRGAQIIVATPGRMQDMINRRLVDISKIEFCILDEADEMLNMGFFEDITAILSHTPKDKHTWLFSATMPKEVSTIAKKFMRTPVEITVGTKNQGTSNVSHEYYAVNSRDRYSALKRLADANPDIFSVVFCRTKRDTQKVAEQLIEDGYNAAALHGDLSQNQRDLVMKSFRSRQIQMLVATDVAARGIDVDDITHVIHYQLPDEPEVYTHRSGRTGRAGKSGVSMVIVSKSEVRKIKSIERIIKQPFEHKEIPDGMEICRVQLFHLANDIKNTEINHDIDPYLPSIEEVLQDFTKEELIKKVFSVEFTRFFNYYKNSSNLNVNASAGRDDRSSGGDSTRYFINVGAKDDFDWMTLKDFLKATLDLGRDDVSRVDVKDSFSFFNTSSEFSDKVLSTFENFQHHGRRISVEISQDGGGRSSGRSKSRKPRGEFKPREGAGASDGGGRRRSAKPKEGGDKSSSKGKGGSRKKNIESSVNRRKSRRS; this is encoded by the coding sequence ATGAGTAAATTTGAACAATTAGGGTTGAATCCTGCCATTCTTAAAGCTGTCGAAGATATGGGCTTTACGAGTCCAAGTGAGGTACAGGAGAAAGCAATCCCTATTTTATTGCAAGAAAACACCGATATGGTGGCACTTGCCCAAACCGGTACAGGGAAAACAGCTGCTTTTGGTTTCCCACTAATTCAAAAGATCAATGCAGATAAGAAGCATACGCAAGGATTAATCCTATCTCCCACAAGGGAATTGTGTTTACAAATTACCAATGAGCTTAAAAACTATTCCAAATATACGCCGGGATTAAATACCGTGGCTATATATGGTGGCGCAAGCATTACAGACCAGTCCAAACAAATCCAGAGAGGTGCTCAAATCATTGTGGCTACTCCGGGAAGGATGCAGGATATGATCAACCGCCGCCTGGTTGATATTTCAAAGATTGAATTTTGCATCCTTGATGAGGCCGATGAGATGCTGAACATGGGCTTCTTTGAAGATATCACTGCAATTTTATCGCATACACCAAAAGATAAGCATACGTGGTTATTTTCTGCCACAATGCCTAAAGAGGTTTCTACTATCGCAAAGAAATTTATGCGCACTCCTGTAGAGATCACTGTTGGTACCAAAAATCAGGGAACATCAAATGTATCCCATGAGTATTATGCTGTGAATTCAAGGGATAGATATTCTGCGCTTAAAAGGCTTGCAGATGCCAATCCTGATATATTTTCAGTGGTTTTTTGTAGAACTAAGCGTGATACTCAAAAAGTAGCAGAACAACTTATTGAGGATGGATATAATGCAGCAGCATTACACGGTGATCTTAGCCAGAACCAGCGGGACCTGGTAATGAAAAGCTTTAGAAGCCGCCAGATCCAGATGCTTGTGGCAACAGATGTTGCAGCAAGGGGAATTGACGTAGATGATATCACCCACGTAATTCATTATCAATTACCAGATGAACCCGAAGTTTATACCCACCGTAGCGGTAGGACCGGCCGTGCCGGAAAAAGCGGGGTTTCCATGGTGATCGTATCAAAAAGTGAGGTGAGGAAGATCAAAAGTATTGAACGCATCATAAAACAACCATTTGAGCATAAAGAAATTCCAGACGGAATGGAAATTTGCCGGGTACAGTTGTTCCACCTTGCAAACGATATTAAGAATACAGAGATCAATCACGATATAGACCCATACCTTCCAAGTATAGAAGAGGTTTTACAGGATTTCACCAAAGAAGAGCTTATAAAGAAAGTCTTTTCTGTTGAGTTTACCAGGTTCTTTAATTATTACAAGAATTCTTCTAATTTAAACGTGAATGCCTCTGCGGGGCGTGATGATCGTTCCTCTGGTGGTGACTCTACAAGGTACTTCATAAATGTGGGTGCAAAGGACGATTTTGACTGGATGACCTTAAAGGATTTCCTTAAGGCAACCCTGGACCTGGGTCGTGATGATGTATCAAGAGTGGATGTTAAGGATAGTTTTTCTTTCTTTAATACCAGCTCTGAATTTTCAGACAAGGTACTTTCAACTTTTGAGAACTTCCAGCATCATGGAAGACGTATAAGCGTTGAGATCTCCCAGGATGGCGGTGGCCGCTCTTCAGGAAGAAGCAAAAGCAGGAAACCCAGAGGTGAGTTTAAGCCACGTGAAGGTGCCGGTGCATCTGATGGTGGAGGAAGACGAAGAAGCGCCAAACCTAAAGAAGGTGGAGACAAATCTTCCTCCAAAGGAAAAGGCGGAAGCCGTAAAAAGAACATAGAAAGTTCTGTGAACAGAAGAAAATCAAGAAGATCATAA